A stretch of DNA from Prochlorococcus marinus str. SB:
TATTGTTTTCCTAAATCGGGAGCAAGCAAAGAAAACTGTATTTGAACACTCTTTAGACTCTGATCTCTTTTTGATAAGAAATTAATTAATTTCATCAATCTTTTAGGGCCTATATTTGATAAGCCTATTTGAAAATCAAAGCCTTCATCTTTTAAATCGCAAAGATTATTCAATAGCCCTAATTCTTGCCAAGGATTGTATTTTGCAGTTGACCAATGTAATTGCACTATATCTAATTTGTTATTAAGTCTCTCTAAACTTTTCAAAAAAGGTTTATTAAAACCTCTGTTACCTATTCTCCAGGGATAAGGTGCAAGTTTGGTTGCTACTTGAATTCTTTTTTTCTTTGCTGCAGGAGTATTTAGTAAAAATTTTCCTATCAACGATTCACTTCTACCCTGAAGATTCCCAGTACCGTAAGAATCTGCAGTATCAATTAGATCGAAACCTCTTCGTACCGCTTCATTATATGTCTCACGTAAATCATTGTCATTTATAGATTGGTAATTCCAGAAAAGCTTATTCCCCCAAGACCACGTACCTAATCCAATTCTTTTCTTCACTAGCCAATTTAAATAACGAACTTTATAAGGTTATCTAAAAATATTAACTTCTTTAAAATATTTCAAAAAATAAGTTTTAAAGCATTAAAAATTAATTTCTCTTGACATTAAGAAATTATTCTCCAAAGTAAGAGAAATAAAAATAAAAAATTGTTCATTACCGTTTGCGGACAAAAAGGGGGGGTGGCCAAGACCTGTACAAGTATTCACCTTGCTAGTGTTTGGCATTCTGAAGGTAAAAAAGTTTGCATAGTCGATGCCGACAAGAACAGATCTGCTTTAGCATACGCATCAAGAGGCAATCTTCCATTTCCAGTTTTCCCCGTCAGTTCAGCTGCTAAAGCATCAAGATCATCAGAAATTGTAATAACTGATGGCCAGGCTAGCAGTGATCAAGAAGAGCTTAAACACTTAGCGTATGGTTCAGATTTAGTTATCTTACCTACAACTGCAAAAGCAAGATCAGTAGAATTAACTGTTGAACTAGCTAATTTATTAAGCAATTTAAAAGTTAACCATGCAGTAGTAATAGTAAAAGTTGATTTTAGACAGCAAAAAGCAGCGCAACAAGCCAAAGCAGCTCTAGAAAATTTTGGTTTATATGTTTTTGATACATTTATACCCTTACTTTCAGCATTTGATAAAGCAGAAGCCACGGGCAACGCTGTATTTGAAGCTGTAGACGATTTAGGTAGATCAGATCCTCGTCGAATGACGGGCTGGTCTGCCTATTGTTCAATTGCCTCACAAATTCCATGCCTGATTTCGAAGCCCTCATCCGACACCAACAACTTAAACAACCAACAACCAATCAGCGCTTAAAAGTAGTTGATTCTCCTAATTTTGAAGAAGAAGAAAACGAAGAAACAATAATTAGACAATCTGGATTATTAGTTAATTTTTTTGGAGGTTTTATAGGCTCTGTAATTGGAACATTAACAATACTGTTTCTTTATATGAATGAATATCTACCGTTAGATTTACTAAGACTTAAGTAGTATATTCGCTATTGATTTCGACTGATCTTGAAAACCATTGCTATAACTAGGTTCTTACTCTCGAATTTGATGGTATATTAGTAGTATAAAAGACTTTTTATCCTTGAAACCCAAGTGATAGATTAGATAAAGATATTTTTGCGGTATAAAACAATATATTAAAGTTAATATTTAAGAAACAAAAAATACTTTTAAAATATAAAAATTAGTTCAGAATTATAAAAATTTTTTGTTTAAATATGTTGAAATTTTTATCAGTAATTTTCTTATCATTATTGCCAATAGATACATTTGCGATTGAAATAAATTCGCCAGCATTTAAAAATGGAGAAAAAATACCAAAAAAATATGGATGTAAATACAACGGTGGTAAAAATATTTCAATACCAATAAATTTCTCTAAGGTCTCAAAAGATGCACAATCAATTGCCTTAATAATTGATGATCCAGACGCCAAAAAAGTAGCAGGAAAAACATGGGTTCACTGGATATTGTCTGATATTCCTCCAGATACAAAATATTTAGATGAAGTTAAAGATGGAAAAGTAGGGATAGGTATTGCGGGTAAAAATAGTGATAGGAGTAAAAAATATGTTGGTCCATGTCCACCAAAAAATGAGCATCAATATAATATTAAGGCTTATTCTTTAAATACGAAATTAGAGAAAAGTTTAAAAGCATTGACTCAGAAAAAATTTGAAAAATTATATGAAAATGAAATTATAAGTTCATTTATGATTTCTGGTAAATTCAAATAATTGAAGTCATCAATTTAGTGGTATAAAAGTGGTATAACCAAAAATACAATCGCTGAAAAAGACTGTGCAGCAACGGATTTGGGATTAAGTAGTATATTCCGAGTTTATTTCAACATATTTTTTAGAAAGATCGCACCCCCAAGCTGTGCCTTTCGATTCGCCAGAATTTAGATTAATCATAATTTTTACAATATCATCTTCTAGATATCTACCTTTCATTCTGGACTTAATATAGTCTTTAACTTTTTGTGGATCATATTTATTTAACTTGCCGTTTTCCAAAATCTGAGCGTTTCCTATATACAAGTCAACGTCATTTAAATTAAATTTAACTCCAGAATTACCTGCAGCAGAAATGATTCGTCCCCAATTCGGATCACAACCATGTATCGCAGTTTTTACCAAGGCAGAATTACAAATAGATTTGGCAAGCATAATTGCATCATCTGTATTTTTTGCTCCTTGAATCAAAACTTCTAATAAACAATTTGCTCCCTCTCCGTCCCTTGCAATATTTTTTGCCAAGTTCTGACATACAATATCAATCCCTTGTTGGATAATTGGAAAAAACCTTTTTTCAATTTTCTCTCCTGCATTTATTCCAACAAAAGAATCATTTGTGCTTGTCTCTCCATCAACTGATATTGCATTAAAAGATTTTTTAACCGCAATAGTAATCATTTTGTCCCATTCTTCTTTTTGAATACCAGCATCACAGGTTAGAAAAGCAAGCATTGTAGCCATGTTGGGGTAAATCATTCCTGAACCTTTTGCAAATCCTGCTATTTTTATTTTTCTACCTTGAATAATCGTCTCTATTGACACTTTTTTCAAAGTCAAATCAGTAGTTAAAATTGCTTCTGCTGCATTTTGAAAATTATTACCCTTTAAATCACTAACTAAATTCGGTAAATTTTTTACTAAATCATTTATTTTTATTGGAACACCAATTACACCAGTTGAGCACATCAAAACTTCTTCTTCTTTTATTCCTAAAAGTTCCGCAATCTTTCCTGTAGCAATTTGAAAATGTTGAATGCCAAGATTTCCTGTACATGCATTTGCTTGACCAGAATTAATTAGTATTGCTCTTACAAAACCTGAAGTTGTTTTAATCCTTTCCTCACAAATATCCACACAAGAAGCGCGAACTATTGATTGGGTAAACATCCCACTAAAAACACTTCCTTCTGGAGCGAGTATTAGTGCTAAATCTTTTTTATTAGAAGCTTTTAAACCAGCAGATATCCCAGCAAAAAGGAACCCCTTAGGTGGTTTTACCTTACTGTCATCAACAAACGACCAATTGGAATCTAACTGGCTCAAACTTTTTGGTATTTTAATTCATACTAACTACTCTTTAATACTAAAGAAACTAAGTAATTAGATTATTATTAATTATATGGATATTCTTCAAAAATCAACAAACAACCAAAGAAGGATTGGTTTAACAGGAGGTATAGCAAGTGGGAAGACAACAATAACTAATTACATTAGAAAACATAAAAACATACCAATATTAGATGCAGATCATTTTTCAAGAGAATTAATCAAACCAAACACATA
This window harbors:
- a CDS encoding aldo/keto reductase, with translation MKKRIGLGTWSWGNKLFWNYQSINDNDLRETYNEAVRRGFDLIDTADSYGTGNLQGRSESLIGKFLLNTPAAKKKRIQVATKLAPYPWRIGNRGFNKPFLKSLERLNNKLDIVQLHWSTAKYNPWQELGLLNNLCDLKDEGFDFQIGLSNIGPKRLMKLINFLSKRDQSLKSVQIQFSLLAPDLGKQYQVKKICDENNIDFFAYSPLSFGILCIDPDKEHNKEKSFIRNTLFENYKKPTYELRRCLKRIANKRSVSQAQVAINWCCYQGAIPLVGMRKKSQVIDVSNVFKWNLNKSEFKVLQELSKKCLKKMPKNPFSSI
- a CDS encoding ParA family protein; this encodes MFITVCGQKGGVAKTCTSIHLASVWHSEGKKVCIVDADKNRSALAYASRGNLPFPVFPVSSAAKASRSSEIVITDGQASSDQEELKHLAYGSDLVILPTTAKARSVELTVELANLLSNLKVNHAVVIVKVDFRQQKAAQQAKAALENFGLYVFDTFIPLLSAFDKAEATGNAVFEAVDDLGRSDPRRMTGWSAYCSIASQIPCLISKPSSDTNNLNNQQPISA
- a CDS encoding YbhB/YbcL family Raf kinase inhibitor-like protein, yielding MLKFLSVIFLSLLPIDTFAIEINSPAFKNGEKIPKKYGCKYNGGKNISIPINFSKVSKDAQSIALIIDDPDAKKVAGKTWVHWILSDIPPDTKYLDEVKDGKVGIGIAGKNSDRSKKYVGPCPPKNEHQYNIKAYSLNTKLEKSLKALTQKKFEKLYENEIISSFMISGKFK
- the argJ gene encoding bifunctional glutamate N-acetyltransferase/amino-acid acetyltransferase ArgJ, encoding MSQLDSNWSFVDDSKVKPPKGFLFAGISAGLKASNKKDLALILAPEGSVFSGMFTQSIVRASCVDICEERIKTTSGFVRAILINSGQANACTGNLGIQHFQIATGKIAELLGIKEEEVLMCSTGVIGVPIKINDLVKNLPNLVSDLKGNNFQNAAEAILTTDLTLKKVSIETIIQGRKIKIAGFAKGSGMIYPNMATMLAFLTCDAGIQKEEWDKMITIAVKKSFNAISVDGETSTNDSFVGINAGEKIEKRFFPIIQQGIDIVCQNLAKNIARDGEGANCLLEVLIQGAKNTDDAIMLAKSICNSALVKTAIHGCDPNWGRIISAAGNSGVKFNLNDVDLYIGNAQILENGKLNKYDPQKVKDYIKSRMKGRYLEDDIVKIMINLNSGESKGTAWGCDLSKKYVEINSEYTT